One window of Hydractinia symbiolongicarpus strain clone_291-10 chromosome 3, HSymV2.1, whole genome shotgun sequence genomic DNA carries:
- the LOC130635413 gene encoding glutamate receptor ionotropic, NMDA 2B-like produces MKFSITFATILVFINCQLSVMSSHFYSDNSLSAILQKFHTIRDNNDSTSTVLETKKDEESKILNLYQKHIGGILLNTTISDNNVCIIPILQRYFNLNVLLVLDKGNNQHIQTYFQNQSIYNTYDFDKRINNTNLAKDVYTWKASGFKMFILLCSLQCNLALMNMAITAEMLDKGFVWITSQKELGILEADHPAHIFYVDLNLNGNSLTPGCDFISDFNKFRIKGEKLISYHTEKSRLLPELFALNQLRWILLTRTERLSTIIDFAESKKQGNKKAIIKTVTIIEPPFIVFAPHFPDKYSDKCEVGKICWEYQFRNHSKVRVPRCCNGLCIELLDLIELEIDISTDLYIVEDGAYGTELNGTYNGLVGDLLKGKAELILAPLTMYATRAERIAFSEPFRLNGVAIATMAQKIEYSFFSLEVFSPLTAQLWSVTFLTALFASIILSYIEYCLHEKKRFYPWSESILYHIGLVFQRDMGGQNPTHVSTRVVGISVAIFMMILMSSYTAILTANKVMNPYFFPIKGLKDERVTNPSSEFKFGTLKNSGISQMFRDSNKPEWRSMYNHMKEFNFIDTVKALDDLRAGKLDAIIHDAAVLKYYSNKDVQCNIHMVGEIIPDGGYAFAAAKESALLRGITRSIRKYKSKGMLERLDKRWFHNNCGTGKKTDHIEQADIYSFGGLFVVMVAGILFSFVLFIMEYMWLKVKKAKITNKVMQMQGS; encoded by the exons ATGAAATTTTCAATAACTTTCGCTACGATATTAGTCTTCATAAATTGTCAGCTTTCTGTAATGTCATCACATTTTTACAGTGACAATTCATTGTCTGCAATACTACAAAAATTTCACACAATTCGAGATAACAATGATTCAACTTCAACAGTACTAGAAACCAAAAAAGATGAGGAATCAAAGATATTAAATTTGTATCAGAAGCACATTGGTGGTATATTG ctcAATACTACGATATCAGACAACAATGTTTGCATCATTCCAATTTTGCAGAGATATTTCAACCTCAACGTTCTGCTTGTACTGGACAAGGGAAACAATCAACATATCCAGACCTATTTTCAAAATCAAAGCATATACAATACCTACGATTTTGACAAAAGAATTAATAACACAAATCTTGCTAAAGACGTTTACACCTGGAAGGCATCTGGCTTTAAGATGTTCATTCTTTTGTGTTCATTGCAGTGTAATTTAGCATTAATGAACATGGCTATTACTGCTGAAATGCTGGATAAAGGTTTTGTATGGATAACCAGCCAAAAAGAGTTAGGAATCCTTGAGGCAGATCATCCAGCACACATCTTTTATGTCGATCTAAACCTCAATGGTAACTCATTAACGCCTGGTTGCGATTTCATTTCAGATTTCAACAAATTCAG AATAAAAGGAGAAAAACTCATTTCATACCATACCGAAAAATCTCGATTGCTACCTGAATTGTTTGCTTTAAATCAACTGCGATGGATTCTTTTAACTCGAACAGAAAGACTATCAACTATTATAGACTTTGCAGAATCAAAAAAGCAAGGTAACAAAAAAGCAATTATAAAGACCGTCACCATTATTGAGCCTCCTTTTATTGTCTTTGCACCGCATTTTCCTGACAAATACTCCGATAAGTGTGAAGTCGGCAAAATCTGCTGGGAATACCAATTCCGAAATCACTCTAAAGTCCGAGTACCACGTTGCTGTAATGGTTTGTGTATAGAATTACTTGATCTTATTGAATTAGAAATAGACATATCCACGGATTTGTATATTGTTGAAGATGGTGCCTACGGAACAGAACTTAATGGAACGTATAACGGACTGGTTGGAGATCTTTTGAAAGGGAAAGCAGAATTAATACTGGCTCCATTAACGATGTATGCGACAAGAGCTGAAAGAATAGCATTCTCAGAACCTTTCAGATTAAATGGTGTAGCAATTGCCACAATGGCGCAAAAAATTGAATACTCTTTTTTTAGTTTGGAAGTTTTTTCGCCCCTTACCGCTCAATTATGGTCAGTCACGTTCTTAACTGCTCTCTTTGCAAGTATAATTCTATCATACATCGAGTATTGTCTCCACGAGAAAAAACGGTTTTATCCATGGTCAGAGAGTATATTATACCACATTGGACTGGTGTTTCAGCGGGATATGGGTGGGCAAAATCCCACTCATGTCAGTACAAGAGTTGTTGGAATTTCTGTTGCTATATTTATGATGATACTGATGTCTTCGTACACAGCGATACTGACAGCAAACAAAGTGATGAATCCTTATTTTTTTCCTATTAAAGGGCTTAAAGACGAAAGG GTTACTAACCCTTCAAGTGAGTTTAAATTTGGAACTCTGAAAAATTCTGGTATATCACAAATGTTTCGAGATAGCAATAAGCCTGAGTGGAGATCCATGTATAATCATATGAAAGAGTTCAAtttcattgacaccgttaaagcACTGGACGATCTCAGAGCGGG AAAATTAGACGCCATAATCCATGATGCTGCTGTATTGAAATATTATAGTAATAAGGATGTCCAATGTAATATTCATATGGTGGGAGAAATTATACCAGATGGTGGTTATGCATTTGCTGCAGCCAAAGAGTCAGCACTTCTGAGGGGAATAACAAGAAGTATTCGAAAATATAAATCTAAGGGAATGTTGGAGAGATTAGATAAACGCTGGTTTCATAACAACTGTGGAACTGGTAAAAAAACTGATCACATTGAACAGGCCGATATATATTCTTTTGGGGGATTATTTGTTGTAATGGTTGCGGGAATATTATTttcgtttgttttgtttataatggAATATATGTGgttgaaagttaaaaaagcCAAGATAACTAACAAAGTTATGCAGATGCAGGGAagttaa